The following are encoded in a window of Pecten maximus chromosome 17, xPecMax1.1, whole genome shotgun sequence genomic DNA:
- the LOC117315767 gene encoding uncharacterized protein LOC117315767, translated as MTKTDPRHPADRTVNSEARKQLFDSIKKILPQCGFGKYGVPKVSASILSESPSKSTISTHFINVHPPSLKDIKDACEDFKKKLHVSDEDIKEIDSKTMSQSKSALWHQVRSVRITASNFHSVVKRRSTTNPTCLLKKLLGYGSSVKKAAMKFGLDAEGQAIERYLADLQNKTGNRCLAKEVGFRIHKEHPFLGASADRILEDPVRGMVVIELKNPLSTWDKTIHEACKVKYYFEVTFVFDLDVQHKNHGSLIMSSSFNISSKIFICSLDI; from the coding sequence ATGACAAAAACCGATCCACGACATCCAGCAGACAGAACTGTGAACTCAGAGGCCAGAAAGCAGCTATTTGACAGTATAAAGAAAATCCTGCCTCAATGCGGTTTCGGAAAATATGGTGTTCCAAAGGTTTCTGCTAGCATATTAAGTGAAAGTCCATCAAAAAGTACAATCAGTACACATTTCATTAATGTACATCCTCCAAGTTTGAAAGATATCAAAGACGCATGTGAGGATTTTAAGAAAAAACtgcatgtttctgatgaagACATTAAAGAAATTGATTCCAAAACTATGTCTCAATCAAAATCAGCCTTATGGCACCAGGTCCGATCAGTTAGAATCACTGCATCAAATTTTCATTCTGTGGTTAAAAGGAGGTCGACAACAAATCCaacatgtttgttaaaaaaGCTACTTGGTTATGGAAGCTCTGTGAAAAAAGCAGCCATGAAGTTTGGGCTTGATGCCGAAGGTCAGGCTATCGAGCGATATCTCGCagatttacaaaacaaaacggGAAATCGTTGTTTAGCGAAGGAAGTTGGATTTCGAATTCACAAGGAACATCCCTTTTTAGGAGCATCCGCAGACCGCATTCTGGAAGATCCCGTTAGAGGAATGGTAGTAATCGAGCTAAAAAATCCCTTGTCAACATGGGACAAAACTATTCATGAAGCTTGCAaagttaaatattattttgaagtAACATTTGTGTTTGATTTAGATGTGCAACACAAAAATCATGGATCACTTATAATGTCTTCTAGTTTTAACATTTCATCCAAGATTTTCATTTGttcattagatatataa